In one Dehalogenimonas formicexedens genomic region, the following are encoded:
- a CDS encoding GNAT family N-acetyltransferase — MKSYNHDMSKMDFTIRREQEDDHRAVENLVRDAFWNVHVPGCSEHLVIHNLRKSDDFIPELDFVADLDGMIVGQIAYARGIVKGEKGQNHEVITFGPVGVLPELQKRGIGGALIRGTIDTARAMGYPAIVIYGDPRYYSRFGFRCAEKYDIRTADGKFAAALLALELKPGALEGMAGNFIESPAYTVDKNELANFDAGFPFKARRKPNLSVNSGSW; from the coding sequence GTGAAAAGCTATAATCACGACATGTCAAAGATGGACTTTACCATCAGGCGGGAACAGGAAGATGATCATCGCGCCGTCGAGAACCTGGTCAGGGATGCCTTTTGGAACGTGCACGTTCCCGGCTGCAGCGAACATCTGGTGATTCACAACCTGAGAAAGAGCGACGATTTTATCCCGGAACTCGATTTCGTCGCCGACTTGGATGGCATGATAGTCGGCCAGATAGCCTATGCTCGCGGAATTGTTAAGGGCGAAAAGGGGCAAAACCACGAAGTCATCACCTTCGGTCCGGTGGGCGTGCTGCCGGAATTGCAGAAAAGGGGAATCGGCGGCGCCTTGATAAGGGGCACCATCGACACCGCTCGCGCCATGGGCTATCCGGCAATTGTGATCTACGGAGACCCAAGGTATTACAGCCGCTTTGGTTTCAGGTGCGCCGAAAAATATGACATCAGGACCGCCGATGGGAAATTCGCCGCTGCGCTCCTGGCGCTGGAACTGAAACCGGGCGCCCTGGAGGGCATGGCCGGAAATTTCATCGAGAGCCCGGCTTACACCGTCGATAAAAACGAGCTGGCAAATTTCGACGCCGGATTTCCGTTCAAAGCAAGAAGGAAACCGAATCTCAGCGTGAATTCAGGTTCATGGTGA
- a CDS encoding glutamine synthetase III — MNLTEIYGNNVFNDQVMRQTLPKEIYKSLRQTIEEGLPLDPQVAEVVASVMKDWAIDKGATHFTHWFQPLTGITAEKHDSFISPTPDGRVILEFSGKELIKGEPDASSFPSGGLRATFEARGYTAWDYTSPAFVKDGTLYIPTAFASYTGEALDKKTPLLRSMDALNRQALRVLRALGNKTVKRVTTTVGPEQEYFLIDKKLFDERQDLILTGRTLFGAKPPKGQELEDHYFGQIKDRVAAFMADVDTELWKLGVAAKTEHNEVAPSQHELAPIFSTTNIATDHNQLTMETMRKVALRHGLVCLLHEKPFAGINGSGKHNNWSMGTNEGQNLLDPGKDPHQNAQFLLFLSAVIKAVDEYAEILRMSAASPGNDHRLGANEAPPAIISIFLGEQLTDILTQIEAGGATKSKSGGTMNLGATALPSWAKDSTDRNRTSPFAFTGNKFEFRMVGSMQSIAQANFTLNTIVAESLSLFADRLEKAADVQKESASIVLEVIRKNKRVIFNGNNYSEDWVVEAKKRGLPNIGNMVDAIAAITAEKNVAVMGKHGVLSPVEMESRAEIQYEIYIKTINIEALTMVEMAKRRILPAVLNYKGDLASSITAIMAVDGNTEVETALFAQISQLVRSFSNNLTALEEAVKTAAHLHGDAKKQAEAYRDLVFKAMAELRKDADMLETMVDEDYWPMPTYAKLLFNL; from the coding sequence ATGAATCTTACCGAAATCTACGGCAACAACGTGTTCAACGACCAGGTGATGCGCCAAACCCTGCCGAAGGAAATCTACAAATCTTTGAGGCAGACGATCGAAGAAGGCCTGCCGCTCGACCCGCAGGTCGCCGAGGTGGTAGCCTCGGTGATGAAGGATTGGGCGATCGACAAAGGGGCGACTCACTTCACCCACTGGTTCCAGCCGCTGACCGGAATCACCGCGGAGAAGCATGATTCATTCATCTCGCCTACCCCTGACGGCCGCGTCATCCTGGAATTCTCCGGCAAAGAGCTTATCAAGGGCGAACCTGACGCCTCTTCCTTTCCTTCCGGAGGACTTCGCGCCACCTTCGAAGCCCGGGGCTACACTGCCTGGGACTACACCTCCCCGGCCTTCGTCAAGGACGGTACCCTGTATATTCCTACCGCCTTCGCGTCATACACCGGCGAGGCGCTGGATAAGAAAACCCCGCTGCTGCGGTCGATGGACGCCCTAAACCGGCAGGCGCTCAGGGTACTCCGGGCGCTGGGCAACAAGACGGTCAAGCGGGTTACGACTACGGTAGGGCCCGAGCAGGAATATTTCCTGATCGATAAAAAATTGTTCGACGAGCGCCAGGACCTTATCCTGACCGGCCGGACCCTTTTCGGCGCCAAACCCCCCAAGGGGCAGGAACTGGAAGACCACTATTTCGGCCAGATCAAGGACCGGGTGGCTGCTTTCATGGCGGATGTCGATACCGAGTTGTGGAAACTGGGCGTGGCCGCCAAAACAGAGCACAACGAAGTGGCGCCGTCCCAGCACGAACTGGCACCTATTTTCTCCACGACCAACATCGCCACCGACCACAACCAGCTGACCATGGAGACGATGAGGAAAGTCGCCCTGCGGCACGGCCTGGTATGCCTGCTGCACGAAAAACCGTTCGCCGGCATCAATGGAAGCGGCAAGCATAACAACTGGTCGATGGGCACCAACGAGGGGCAGAACCTGCTGGATCCGGGCAAGGATCCCCATCAGAATGCCCAGTTCCTGCTGTTTCTCTCCGCCGTCATCAAGGCAGTCGATGAATATGCCGAAATCCTCCGCATGTCGGCCGCCAGCCCGGGCAACGACCACCGGTTGGGCGCCAACGAGGCACCGCCGGCAATCATCTCTATCTTCCTCGGTGAACAATTGACCGATATCCTGACTCAAATAGAAGCCGGCGGGGCTACCAAGAGCAAGTCTGGCGGCACGATGAACCTGGGCGCCACGGCATTGCCGTCATGGGCTAAAGATTCGACCGATCGAAACCGGACTTCACCCTTTGCTTTTACCGGTAACAAATTTGAATTCCGCATGGTCGGCTCGATGCAGTCTATCGCCCAGGCTAACTTCACCTTGAACACCATTGTGGCCGAAAGCCTGAGTTTGTTTGCCGATCGCCTGGAGAAAGCCGCCGACGTACAGAAAGAGTCCGCCTCGATTGTCCTGGAAGTCATCAGGAAAAACAAAAGAGTTATTTTCAACGGCAACAACTACTCCGAGGACTGGGTTGTGGAGGCTAAGAAGCGCGGCTTACCGAACATCGGCAATATGGTCGACGCTATCGCGGCGATTACCGCCGAGAAGAACGTCGCCGTCATGGGCAAGCATGGCGTGCTGTCACCGGTCGAGATGGAATCCCGCGCTGAGATCCAATATGAAATCTATATCAAGACGATCAACATCGAAGCCTTGACGATGGTGGAGATGGCCAAGCGCCGGATTCTGCCGGCGGTCCTGAACTACAAAGGCGACCTGGCTTCCTCTATCACCGCCATCATGGCGGTGGACGGCAACACCGAAGTCGAAACCGCCCTGTTTGCCCAGATCAGCCAGCTGGTGAGGTCTTTCAGCAATAACCTTACGGCCCTGGAAGAGGCCGTTAAGACCGCGGCTCACCTTCACGGCGACGCCAAGAAGCAGGCTGAGGCTTACCGCGACCTGGTGTTCAAGGCGATGGCCGAACTGCGCAAGGACGCCGACATGCTGGAGACGATGGTCGACGAAGACTACTGGCCGATGCCGACCTACGCCAAATTGCTGTTCAACCTCTAA
- a CDS encoding helix-turn-helix domain-containing protein: MPVTIKGTNYFRTAEVCRMVGISRNTLYRWCEEAELPGDMHRDFRGWRLFTEEQLDSLLTKTGSVITVSKQASR; encoded by the coding sequence ATGCCTGTGACTATTAAGGGGACAAATTACTTCAGGACCGCCGAAGTCTGCCGCATGGTAGGCATCAGCAGGAACACGCTTTACCGCTGGTGCGAGGAGGCAGAACTTCCGGGGGACATGCACCGGGATTTTCGGGGATGGCGGCTGTTTACCGAGGAGCAGCTCGACAGCCTGTTGACCAAGACGGGTTCGGTGATCACGGTGTCCAAACAGGCATCCCGTTAA
- the ruvC gene encoding crossover junction endodeoxyribonuclease RuvC produces the protein MRIIGIDPGTRCLGYGIIDTSGSEAVYVSAGAVTCSDKLPMTGRLVRLYAELSRIIAETRPDCAAVETPFFSENARSALAVGKAQAVAILAAANAGLPVFEYPPAKIKAHISGFGASDKDQVSRMVVLQLGLSQAPSPADASDALACALCHLQEMQTSAVINRNSNP, from the coding sequence ATGAGAATAATCGGCATCGATCCCGGCACCCGCTGCCTCGGCTATGGCATTATCGACACATCGGGTAGCGAAGCCGTTTACGTAAGCGCCGGCGCCGTCACCTGTTCCGACAAACTCCCGATGACCGGCAGGTTGGTCCGTCTCTACGCTGAACTCTCCCGGATTATCGCCGAAACCCGCCCCGATTGCGCCGCCGTCGAAACCCCGTTCTTTTCAGAAAACGCCCGCTCGGCGCTAGCCGTGGGTAAAGCCCAGGCCGTAGCCATCTTAGCCGCCGCCAATGCCGGCCTTCCGGTTTTTGAATATCCCCCAGCCAAGATCAAAGCCCATATCTCCGGCTTCGGAGCCTCCGACAAGGACCAAGTATCGCGCATGGTCGTCCTTCAGCTGGGATTGTCCCAGGCTCCAAGTCCCGCCGACGCCTCCGACGCCCTCGCCTGCGCCTTATGCCATCTCCAGGAAATGCAGACGTCCGCTGTTATCAACCGAAATTCCAATCCCTGA
- a CDS encoding HAMP domain-containing histidine kinase, with amino-acid sequence MSLRVKVFSMAAASTLIAIALILVISDTILLRNYDALDHEHMSQHLDLIANTMDDHMANLNKVNLDWAEWDDTYEFMQNRNPGYVESNLVASIFENLGIDLIMYVDVAGNVVWQGSRAPSGMADIPAESINTLKTTGASLFVVAGEQSNTGFVTLGGRPLMVVSSPVLTSNGLGPSRGFLVWGRYITPDYGTVLTQRMLTEVGLNFPDAWNSDENAKTALDNLKSSDRWISPVNGNQITAYEAIDDLQGNPAFLIKVTASREYLLQGTSTVRSMTLALGTAMAALGVVLFLMMGRIVVVPLSLLNGAVARIRTDGDEKQRVPDAGNDEVASLGKAINNTLERLEESQKALKKAAEEWRITFDSIDDPISIQDNNYRFVRVNRAFGRAYGMEPADLVGKKCYEIIHKTAAPPADCPHREIMKAPRPMTEEYYDPVKEMHLEISMAPIISGNGEMAGVVQITKDVTERKKLESHLIVTDRLASLGEMAAGIAHEINNPLTGMIGFTDMLLESDLPEVVKGDIKLVAEGSARVAEIVKRMLTFARQTQPVRTRIDINEIINSTLALQTYSLQISNIEIIKRLDPGLPWLVVDPGQMQQVFLNLIINAHYAMKKAHNRGILTIGTERTGETVRITVSDDGPGIPPEIMTKLFQPFFTTKAPGEGTGLGLALARSIILEHAGTLNVKSEPGEGATFVIELPIIAKEDLAAAPDDSNVAD; translated from the coding sequence ATGTCGCTAAGGGTAAAAGTGTTCTCCATGGCCGCGGCTTCGACGCTGATAGCCATCGCCCTGATACTGGTGATATCGGACACCATCCTGCTGCGTAATTACGATGCTTTGGACCATGAGCATATGTCGCAGCACCTGGACCTCATAGCCAATACCATGGACGATCATATGGCAAACCTGAATAAGGTTAACCTGGATTGGGCGGAATGGGATGACACCTATGAATTCATGCAAAACCGGAATCCCGGTTACGTCGAATCCAACCTGGTGGCTTCGATTTTTGAGAATTTGGGGATCGACCTGATCATGTATGTGGATGTTGCGGGGAACGTCGTCTGGCAAGGGAGCCGGGCTCCGTCCGGCATGGCCGATATTCCAGCGGAATCTATAAACACGCTGAAAACAACGGGGGCTTCCCTTTTTGTTGTGGCGGGGGAACAGTCCAATACGGGTTTTGTTACCCTCGGAGGGCGACCGTTGATGGTAGTTTCCAGTCCGGTTCTGACCAGCAACGGGCTTGGTCCGTCCAGGGGATTCCTGGTGTGGGGCAGGTATATTACCCCGGACTACGGCACGGTTTTGACTCAGAGGATGTTGACCGAAGTCGGCCTGAATTTCCCAGACGCCTGGAACAGCGACGAAAACGCAAAGACGGCATTGGACAATCTAAAAAGCAGCGACCGGTGGATCTCACCGGTAAACGGCAACCAAATCACGGCTTATGAGGCGATAGACGATTTACAGGGTAATCCCGCATTCTTGATCAAGGTGACCGCCTCCCGCGAGTACCTTCTTCAGGGAACCTCGACGGTCAGATCCATGACGCTGGCGCTTGGGACAGCGATGGCCGCCCTGGGCGTCGTCCTGTTTCTGATGATGGGCCGCATAGTGGTCGTTCCGTTATCATTACTGAATGGGGCGGTGGCCAGGATCAGGACCGATGGCGATGAAAAGCAACGGGTGCCGGATGCGGGCAATGACGAAGTCGCGTCGCTCGGCAAAGCCATCAACAACACGCTCGAGCGGTTGGAAGAATCCCAAAAAGCGTTGAAAAAAGCCGCCGAAGAATGGCGGATCACCTTCGATTCCATCGATGATCCAATTTCTATCCAGGACAACAACTATCGTTTCGTGAGGGTGAATCGGGCCTTCGGCAGAGCATACGGCATGGAACCCGCCGATCTGGTTGGGAAAAAATGCTATGAAATCATCCATAAAACCGCGGCGCCGCCCGCCGATTGCCCCCACCGGGAAATAATGAAAGCGCCCCGGCCGATGACCGAGGAATATTACGACCCGGTCAAGGAAATGCATCTCGAAATTTCGATGGCGCCGATTATCTCCGGCAACGGGGAGATGGCGGGGGTGGTCCAGATAACCAAAGACGTAACCGAGCGGAAAAAATTGGAAAGCCACTTGATCGTTACCGACAGGCTGGCATCGCTTGGCGAAATGGCGGCGGGTATCGCCCATGAAATCAATAACCCGCTCACCGGAATGATCGGCTTCACCGATATGCTGCTGGAGAGCGACCTTCCCGAGGTGGTGAAGGGAGATATCAAGCTTGTAGCCGAAGGTTCCGCCAGGGTAGCCGAGATAGTGAAAAGGATGCTAACGTTCGCGCGGCAGACCCAGCCGGTACGGACCCGCATCGATATAAATGAAATTATCAATTCCACGCTGGCGCTGCAGACTTATTCCCTCCAGATTTCTAACATCGAGATCATCAAACGGTTGGATCCCGGCCTGCCATGGCTGGTAGTTGACCCGGGGCAGATGCAGCAGGTCTTTTTGAACCTGATAATCAACGCCCATTACGCCATGAAGAAAGCCCATAACCGCGGCATCCTGACCATCGGGACCGAAAGAACGGGCGAAACTGTCCGCATCACCGTCTCCGACGACGGGCCAGGCATCCCGCCGGAGATAATGACCAAGCTCTTCCAGCCGTTTTTCACAACTAAAGCGCCGGGAGAGGGGACCGGCCTGGGACTGGCCTTGGCAAGGTCCATCATCCTGGAGCATGCCGGCACCCTGAACGTGAAGAGCGAACCGGGAGAGGGCGCTACCTTTGTCATCGAACTCCCGATAATTGCTAAAGAGGACCTGGCCGCCGCGCCGGATGATTCTAACGTCGCGGATTAG
- a CDS encoding YebC/PmpR family DNA-binding transcriptional regulator, with translation MSGHSKWANIQHEKGAADAKRGQVFTKLSREIIMASKEGGPEPDMNARLRLAIQKAKDARMPADNIDRAIKKGSGQLEGEVMVELTLEGYGPGGVAVLVQAVSDNRNRTVSDVRHQFTRSGGAMGEAGCVSWIFDSKGSIILKTDGGDPDELTLEAIDAGADDVKQEEDVLEVITAPDQLEKVRKALEAKKLHVESASIEKHPRTQVELNEETAIQVLKLLSNLEDMDDVQNVYSNADFDPAVVDKFASG, from the coding sequence ATGTCCGGACATTCCAAGTGGGCCAACATCCAGCATGAAAAAGGCGCCGCCGATGCCAAGCGCGGCCAGGTCTTCACCAAGCTTTCCCGTGAGATCATCATGGCTTCCAAGGAAGGCGGCCCCGAACCAGATATGAACGCCCGGTTGCGGCTGGCGATACAGAAGGCCAAGGACGCCCGCATGCCCGCCGACAATATCGATCGGGCCATCAAGAAAGGCTCCGGGCAGCTTGAAGGCGAAGTCATGGTTGAACTGACCCTCGAGGGTTACGGCCCGGGAGGCGTCGCCGTGCTCGTCCAGGCGGTGTCGGATAACCGCAACCGCACCGTTTCTGACGTCCGGCACCAGTTTACCCGCAGCGGCGGGGCCATGGGCGAGGCCGGTTGTGTCTCCTGGATTTTCGACTCAAAGGGTTCGATCATCCTCAAAACCGACGGCGGGGATCCGGATGAGTTGACCCTGGAGGCGATCGACGCCGGCGCCGATGACGTGAAGCAGGAAGAAGACGTACTGGAAGTCATCACCGCGCCCGATCAACTGGAGAAGGTGCGTAAGGCTCTGGAAGCCAAGAAGCTGCATGTCGAATCGGCCAGCATCGAAAAGCACCCCCGGACCCAGGTCGAACTCAACGAAGAAACGGCGATTCAGGTGCTCAAGCTCCTCTCCAACCTTGAAGACATGGATGACGTCCAGAACGTCTACTCCAACGCCGATTTCGATCCGGCGGTCGTCGATAAATTTGCCTCGGGTTAA
- a CDS encoding HD-GYP domain-containing protein yields the protein MAPTGRGEILLIVDGDDGQRKVLSSMLISEGFHCLVSSTAAQAMEFVETHEIALAFLATNLCGKSGFQLLREIKSRGTDTSVIMVADSRDVEFAIQSVRSGAYDFVTRPLNPVLLGFCLRRALETRRLEFMAAESKRSLDSKVAERTRELSQNLAKIKSASIDTIMRLSRAAEFKDEDTGSHIERMSRYTAIVADRMGLPDPYVESMLYASSMHDIGKIGIPDSILLKSGKLTPDEWEVMKRHTIIGAKILDGAEAEVVRLGGIIALSHHEKWNGTGYPFGFKGEDIPLSGRIAAIADVFDSLTSKRVYRTDDFTPEETFRIIEQSVGVQFDPTVFAAFKAAWPVIVAEQERFRRLESSRRETVDSLS from the coding sequence ATGGCACCAACCGGCAGGGGCGAAATTCTACTTATCGTCGATGGCGACGACGGGCAGCGCAAGGTGCTGTCCTCGATGCTGATATCGGAGGGGTTCCATTGCCTGGTTAGTTCCACCGCCGCTCAGGCGATGGAGTTCGTCGAAACTCACGAGATCGCGCTCGCTTTCCTGGCCACCAACCTTTGCGGCAAATCAGGTTTTCAACTTCTACGGGAGATAAAATCCCGGGGCACCGATACGTCTGTCATTATGGTGGCGGACTCCAGAGACGTTGAATTCGCCATCCAGAGCGTTCGTTCCGGCGCGTATGATTTCGTGACCAGGCCGCTAAACCCGGTCCTGCTTGGCTTTTGCCTCCGCCGGGCGCTGGAGACGCGCCGTCTTGAATTCATGGCGGCGGAGAGTAAGCGTTCTCTTGACTCCAAAGTGGCCGAACGGACCCGGGAACTCTCTCAGAACCTGGCCAAGATCAAATCCGCTTCTATAGATACCATCATGCGCCTGTCCCGTGCGGCGGAATTCAAGGATGAAGATACCGGAAGTCATATCGAGCGGATGAGCCGTTACACGGCAATCGTCGCCGACCGGATGGGGTTGCCGGACCCGTACGTCGAATCCATGTTGTACGCTTCATCGATGCACGACATCGGCAAGATCGGCATCCCGGATAGCATTCTGCTCAAATCAGGAAAGTTGACCCCGGACGAATGGGAAGTGATGAAGCGCCACACCATCATCGGAGCCAAGATCCTGGACGGCGCTGAGGCGGAGGTGGTCAGACTGGGCGGGATTATCGCCCTCAGCCACCATGAAAAATGGAACGGAACAGGTTACCCCTTCGGTTTCAAGGGGGAGGATATCCCCCTCTCCGGCCGGATCGCCGCCATCGCCGACGTTTTCGATTCCCTGACTTCCAAAAGAGTCTACCGCACCGATGACTTTACGCCGGAGGAGACCTTCCGGATCATCGAACAAAGCGTCGGCGTCCAATTCGATCCCACCGTGTTCGCCGCTTTCAAGGCCGCCTGGCCGGTTATCGTGGCGGAACAGGAACGCTTCCGCCGCCTGGAATCCAGCCGCCGGGAAACCGTCGACAGCCTTTCCTGA